The Deltaproteobacteria bacterium nucleotide sequence AAAACCCTAGTAGCGAAAACTTTACAAAATTTTCGCTCTTTTCTACCTGGAACCAGACATTTGCTGATTCGCTGGCCAAGAGGTTAGCTGTATTCTTCATCTGTAATACATAGCATCGTAAATGCTGTGACGGATAGATAATGTAGACGTTAACCGACAACTCATGATACATATGTAAAATATTGCCTCAAAATATTACATATGTATCATAGAATATCTAACCTACCAGAATTCCAGAGTTTTTTTCTTTTTGGGCCTCGCGGCAGCGGAAAGACCTGGCTCCTTCGCGAAAATCTAAAGAAACATTCCCGCGTTCTTTGGATTGACCTCTTAAAGCAAGAGGAATTCCTGCGCTATACTAGAGAACCTTCAGAACTGGAGGAAAAGATAGCGGCAAATGACAGTTATCCCGATTGGATAGTAATTGACGAGGTTCAGAGGATTCCTAGTCTCCTAAATGAGGTACATCGCCTATTGGAAGACGAGCTATATCACCAAAAAATCAAATTTGCCTTAAGTGGCTCAAGTGCACGAAAATTAAAGCGTGGCGGTGCCAATCTCTTAGCAGGCCGAGCTGTTGTAAACTACCTCCATCCTCTTACCTTTATTGAACTGGGAACTGACTTTTCCTTAGAGGACACCTTGAGTTGGGGCTCTCTTCCCCGCGTCGCTAACATCAAGAACCAGGAAGAGAAGAGCGATGTTTTAAAATCCTATGTACACACTTACATTCGCGAAGAAATACGGGAAGAGCAGGTAGTGCGAAAAATAGATCCTTTTGTGCGCTTTCTTGAGATTGCCGCCAGTGCCAATTCGGAAATGGTAAATTTTTCAAAAATTGCCAGGCAAATCTATTCTAACACCAATACCGTTCAACGATATTTTCAGATCCTAGAGGACACTCTTCTGGGCTTCTTCCTAGAAGCATATCACCCGTCAGTTAGAAAAAGGCAGGCTAAAACGCCCAAATTCTATTTATTTGACACCGGAGTAGCCAGAGCTATGTCTAACAGCTTGTCTATTCCACTGCTCCCATCTAGCTACTCTTTTGGTAAGGCTTTTGAGCACTTTGTAATCTTGGAGGCAAAAAGATTAAACGATTATTTTAAAAGAGATTTTAGGTTTTATTACTATCACGTCGATGGAAATGAAATAGATTTGGTTGTGGAGCGGCCTGGGCGTCCACTAGTTCTAATAGAGATAAAATCCTCCCGGCACGTCGATGAAGCCGAAGTTGCAAAGCTATCTCAAATCAGTAAGGCTTTCAGAGAAGCGGAAAAGAGAATTTTCTCTTTAGAGTCAACTTCGCGCAGGAAGCAAGATATTACAATAATGCCTTGGAATGAAGGAATTAAGGAACTCTTAGATCTTCCATGATGTTCTATAGCCATTTTTCAGCCTCTACCCACTAAATTGTCTGAAGCCCCTTTTACTCAAATTCTAACGGCCATCTTCTCGAACTGTGGTATACCGTTTCCAAAAAGTAAAATATTTTACTTACTTTTTGGAAACGGTATAGAGTTGGGGTTGAGGACGCTCAATATTTGTTCGCACCTCATTCCATGAGTTCTGGTTCGTATTTTGCCGCGCCGCCGCAAGTTACCCCCTAGCTCGCACATATAGCGGCTCGACACCGCTCCGCAAAAACAGTATATTTTATGGAGCATGTTCCATAGAGCAATTAACATATCGAAATCAAATAGTTTTTTTCTGTTCGGCGCTAGAGGCACCGGCAAGTCTACCTTGATAAAAGAGCGTTTTGTTTCTGGAAATACGATTTACATCGATTTGCTAAAATTTAGCGAAATGACTCGCCTACAAGCAGATCCGGAGGAATTGCTCCGCAGGATCGCTCCATCTACGGACTGGGTGGTGATT carries:
- a CDS encoding ATP-binding protein, which translates into the protein MYHRISNLPEFQSFFLFGPRGSGKTWLLRENLKKHSRVLWIDLLKQEEFLRYTREPSELEEKIAANDSYPDWIVIDEVQRIPSLLNEVHRLLEDELYHQKIKFALSGSSARKLKRGGANLLAGRAVVNYLHPLTFIELGTDFSLEDTLSWGSLPRVANIKNQEEKSDVLKSYVHTYIREEIREEQVVRKIDPFVRFLEIAASANSEMVNFSKIARQIYSNTNTVQRYFQILEDTLLGFFLEAYHPSVRKRQAKTPKFYLFDTGVARAMSNSLSIPLLPSSYSFGKAFEHFVILEAKRLNDYFKRDFRFYYYHVDGNEIDLVVERPGRPLVLIEIKSSRHVDEAEVAKLSQISKAFREAEKRIFSLESTSRRKQDITIMPWNEGIKELLDLP